A genomic region of Methylobacterium durans contains the following coding sequences:
- a CDS encoding efflux RND transporter periplasmic adaptor subunit: MGERRRRPTLLIGFVLVGGALGALALSEGAAPYAAQMRERTEPLLALWRAHVAPTPPERPHLPATRTAIEDGRTVVRIKPEERARLGLETARVAAQPHRQELQAYGSVLDLARVTELTNSYATARAQLQTAQAKVDVSRSAFRRAKNLGQYATPVQVETTSGTLQTDEAALMAAESQLRTLAATAQQEWGPVIGKAIVERAPLVTRLIEREDFLMQVTLPPGETLKGMPGAAFAEVPPQSSRVALRFVSPATRTDQRVQGQSFYFIVAGDSGLLPGMSTLAFVPAERTVTGVLVPEDAVVHWQGGTWVYRGLDENAFVRHPIKSDPPMSDDAYVVEDLSGETEIVLRGGQALLSEEMKSLLQVSGGVDDD, encoded by the coding sequence TTGGGAGAGCGACGGCGGCGCCCCACCCTGCTCATCGGGTTCGTCCTCGTCGGCGGCGCGCTCGGCGCCCTCGCCCTCTCGGAGGGCGCTGCCCCCTACGCCGCGCAGATGCGCGAGCGGACCGAGCCCCTCCTCGCCCTGTGGCGCGCCCACGTGGCGCCCACCCCTCCCGAGCGCCCTCACCTGCCCGCCACCCGCACCGCGATCGAAGACGGCCGCACGGTGGTGCGGATCAAGCCCGAGGAGCGGGCCCGCCTCGGCCTCGAGACCGCCCGCGTCGCGGCGCAGCCCCACCGCCAGGAACTGCAGGCCTACGGCAGCGTCCTCGACCTCGCCCGGGTAACGGAACTCACCAATTCCTACGCCACGGCGAGGGCCCAACTCCAGACCGCGCAGGCCAAGGTGGACGTCTCCCGCAGCGCCTTCCGGCGGGCGAAGAACCTCGGCCAGTACGCGACCCCGGTGCAGGTCGAGACCACGAGCGGCACGCTCCAGACCGACGAGGCCGCCCTGATGGCGGCAGAATCGCAGCTGCGCACGCTCGCCGCCACCGCCCAGCAGGAATGGGGGCCCGTCATCGGCAAGGCCATCGTCGAGCGCGCGCCCCTCGTCACCCGCCTGATCGAGCGGGAGGACTTCCTGATGCAGGTCACCCTGCCGCCGGGCGAGACCCTGAAGGGGATGCCCGGCGCCGCCTTCGCGGAGGTGCCGCCGCAATCGAGCCGGGTCGCCCTGCGCTTCGTCTCGCCCGCGACGCGGACCGACCAGCGTGTCCAGGGCCAGAGCTTCTACTTCATCGTGGCCGGTGACAGCGGTCTCCTGCCCGGTATGAGCACGCTCGCCTTTGTGCCCGCCGAGCGCACGGTGACGGGCGTGCTCGTGCCGGAGGACGCGGTCGTGCACTGGCAGGGCGGCACCTGGGTCTATCGCGGCCTCGACGAGAACGCCTTCGTGCGCCACCCGATCAAGTCCGACCCGCCGATGTCGGACGATGCCTACGTCGTCGAGGACCTGAGCGGCGAGACCGAGATCGTCCTGCGCGGTGGCCAGGCGCTCCTCTCCGAGGAGATGAAGAGCCTGCTGCAGGTCTCCGGCGGCGTGGACGACGACTGA
- a CDS encoding efflux RND transporter permease subunit, with product MGPLLSGPQAALVAFAVRFRGVVLALALAILGFGALSLGDAKYDVFPEFAPPSVVIQTEAPGLNPEQVEVLVTQPIEVSVNGLPGIEALRSSSIQGLSVITVTFGRGSDIYRVRQLVSERLAALAGRLPQGVMPPAMTALTSSTSTVLLVGLTSERRNGLDLRTIADWTVRLRLLAVPGIAQVSVYGGGVRALQVQVRPNDLIRFRIGINDVLAAARKATGVRGAGFVDTANQRIALQTEGQSLTPEEVARTVLVNEGGASVVLGDVANVVAAPEPPISAALIDGKPGVLLMVGAQYGANTREVTARVEAALDDLAPALAREGVELRPDLFRPANFIAVANANVLQALAIGGLLVIVVLFVFLYDWRTSVISGLAIPLSLMVAVLALGALGESLNTMTLGGLAIAIGEVVDDAVIGVENVVRRLRENRRLGVPRPEGRVVLDAILEVRTAVAYATFAVLLVFLPVLALSGVAGRLFGPLSLAYILAVVASLGVALTVTPALATLLLTGRRDADTRDPPAMRWSRAAYAALLARINRHPRLVVATGLVLTLLGAGIAPFFGGTFLPDLKEGHLILHMAAAPGTSLQESQRLGVQITGELRAIPGIRAVASQIGRAEAGQDTAGTHYSEIHIDLDAGLDGAGQKGVETRIRALMAGFPGAAFSLKTFLTERIEETVSGFTAPVVVNVIGNDLDRIEAAAREVARELAEVRGASDIQQASPAGLPQINVSLRPNDLRHWGLDAIEVLEAVRTAYQGDIVGQSYEGNAVFNVIVILDAGVRARLTAVGDMPLRTPGGSYIRLSQVADIYETSGRYQVQHQGAQRVQAVTANVVGRDIASFVAAAQRKIAREVRLPQGVYVSFTGSAEAQARARRDLLTYSGLAGLGIVLLLAVITGSLRNLVLVLVNLPFAFVGGVFAVALTGSVLSLGSIVGFVTLFGISLRNTIMMVSHYEHLVCIEGRSWDGATAIEGAADRLVPILMTSLVTGLGLLPLALGAGEPGREIEGPMAIVILGGLVTSTLLNLLILPTLALRYGRFQADEGRGLGEKLGEGARAAE from the coding sequence GTGGGCCCGCTTCTCTCCGGTCCCCAGGCGGCGCTCGTCGCCTTCGCCGTGCGCTTCCGCGGGGTCGTGCTGGCGCTGGCGCTGGCCATCCTCGGCTTCGGCGCGCTGAGCCTCGGGGATGCCAAGTACGACGTCTTCCCCGAATTCGCGCCGCCCTCGGTGGTGATCCAGACCGAGGCGCCGGGCCTCAACCCCGAGCAGGTCGAGGTGCTGGTGACCCAGCCGATCGAGGTCTCGGTCAACGGCCTGCCGGGCATCGAGGCCCTGCGCTCCTCCTCGATTCAGGGGCTCTCCGTCATCACCGTCACGTTCGGGCGCGGGAGCGACATCTACCGGGTGCGCCAACTCGTCTCGGAGCGCCTCGCGGCGCTCGCGGGGCGCCTGCCGCAGGGCGTGATGCCGCCCGCCATGACGGCCCTCACCTCGTCCACCAGCACGGTGCTCCTCGTCGGGCTGACCTCGGAGCGGCGCAACGGCCTCGACCTGCGCACCATCGCCGACTGGACCGTGCGGCTGCGGCTCCTCGCGGTGCCCGGCATCGCCCAGGTCTCGGTCTACGGCGGCGGCGTGCGCGCACTCCAGGTGCAGGTCCGCCCGAACGACCTGATCCGCTTCCGGATCGGCATCAACGACGTGCTGGCGGCCGCCCGCAAGGCGACCGGCGTGCGGGGCGCCGGCTTCGTGGACACGGCCAACCAGCGCATCGCGCTCCAGACCGAGGGGCAGTCCCTCACCCCGGAGGAGGTCGCCCGGACCGTCCTCGTCAACGAGGGCGGGGCGAGCGTGGTGCTCGGCGACGTGGCGAACGTCGTGGCCGCGCCCGAGCCGCCGATCAGCGCCGCGCTGATCGACGGCAAGCCCGGCGTGCTCCTGATGGTCGGCGCGCAGTACGGTGCCAACACCCGCGAGGTCACGGCCCGGGTCGAGGCGGCCCTCGACGACCTGGCGCCGGCCCTCGCGCGCGAGGGCGTCGAGCTCCGGCCCGACCTGTTCCGGCCGGCGAACTTCATCGCGGTCGCCAACGCCAACGTCCTGCAGGCGCTCGCGATCGGCGGCCTCCTCGTCATCGTGGTCCTGTTCGTCTTCCTCTACGACTGGCGCACCAGCGTGATCAGCGGGCTCGCCATCCCGCTCTCGCTGATGGTCGCGGTACTGGCGCTCGGGGCCTTGGGCGAGAGCCTCAACACGATGACGCTCGGCGGGCTTGCCATCGCCATCGGCGAGGTGGTCGACGACGCGGTGATCGGCGTCGAGAACGTGGTCCGGCGCCTGCGCGAGAACCGGCGCCTCGGCGTCCCGAGGCCCGAGGGGAGGGTGGTCCTCGACGCGATCCTGGAGGTGCGCACGGCGGTGGCCTACGCGACCTTCGCGGTGCTCCTCGTCTTCCTGCCGGTGCTCGCGCTCTCCGGCGTCGCGGGGCGCCTGTTCGGTCCCTTGAGCCTCGCCTACATCCTGGCGGTGGTCGCCTCGCTCGGCGTCGCCCTCACGGTGACGCCGGCGCTCGCCACGCTGCTCCTGACGGGACGGCGCGACGCCGACACCCGCGACCCGCCGGCCATGCGCTGGTCGCGGGCGGCCTACGCCGCCCTCCTCGCGCGCATCAACCGGCATCCTCGCCTCGTCGTCGCGACGGGCCTCGTGCTGACGCTCCTCGGCGCCGGCATCGCCCCCTTCTTCGGCGGCACCTTCCTGCCGGACCTCAAGGAGGGCCACCTCATCCTGCACATGGCGGCGGCGCCCGGCACCTCGCTGCAGGAATCGCAGCGCCTCGGCGTCCAGATCACGGGGGAGCTCCGGGCGATTCCCGGCATCCGGGCCGTCGCCTCGCAGATCGGGCGCGCCGAGGCCGGGCAGGACACGGCGGGCACGCATTACAGCGAGATCCACATCGACCTCGACGCCGGCCTCGACGGGGCCGGGCAGAAGGGCGTCGAGACGCGCATCCGCGCCCTGATGGCGGGGTTCCCCGGCGCCGCCTTCTCCCTCAAGACCTTCCTGACCGAGCGCATCGAGGAGACGGTCTCAGGGTTCACCGCCCCCGTCGTCGTCAACGTGATCGGCAACGACCTCGACCGGATCGAGGCCGCCGCCCGCGAGGTCGCCAGGGAACTCGCCGAGGTGCGGGGCGCGAGCGACATCCAGCAGGCCTCGCCTGCCGGTCTGCCGCAGATCAACGTGTCCCTACGCCCGAACGACCTGCGCCACTGGGGCCTCGACGCAATCGAGGTATTGGAGGCGGTGCGCACCGCCTATCAGGGCGACATCGTCGGCCAATCCTACGAGGGCAACGCCGTCTTCAACGTCATCGTCATCCTCGATGCCGGGGTGAGGGCGCGCCTCACCGCCGTCGGCGACATGCCCCTGCGGACGCCCGGCGGCAGCTACATCCGCCTGTCTCAGGTCGCCGACATCTACGAGACCTCCGGCCGCTACCAGGTGCAGCACCAGGGCGCGCAGCGCGTCCAGGCGGTGACGGCGAACGTGGTCGGGCGCGACATCGCCTCCTTCGTCGCCGCCGCCCAGCGCAAGATCGCCCGCGAGGTGCGCCTGCCCCAGGGCGTCTACGTCTCCTTCACGGGATCGGCCGAGGCGCAGGCGCGGGCGCGGCGGGACCTCCTCACCTATTCGGGGCTCGCCGGCCTCGGCATCGTGCTGCTGCTGGCCGTGATCACGGGCTCGCTGCGCAATCTCGTCCTCGTCCTCGTGAACCTGCCCTTCGCCTTCGTCGGCGGGGTGTTCGCGGTGGCGCTCACCGGCAGCGTGCTGTCCTTGGGCTCGATCGTCGGCTTCGTGACCCTGTTCGGCATCTCCTTGCGCAACACCATCATGATGGTCTCGCACTACGAGCATCTGGTGTGCATCGAGGGCCGCAGCTGGGACGGCGCGACCGCCATCGAGGGCGCGGCCGACCGGCTGGTGCCGATCCTGATGACCTCCCTCGTCACCGGCCTCGGCCTGCTGCCGCTGGCGCTCGGCGCCGGCGAGCCCGGCCGCGAGATCGAGGGCCCGATGGCGATCGTGATCCTCGGCGGCCTCGTGACCTCGACGCTCCTCAACCTCCTGATCCTGCCGACGCTCGCGCTCCGCTACGGCCGCTTCCAGGCCGACGAGGGCAGGGGGCTCGGGGAGAAGCTCGGGGAGGGGGCCCGCGCGGCGGAGTGA